Proteins from a single region of Chryseobacterium sp. T16E-39:
- a CDS encoding ABC transporter ATP-binding protein, with product MAEKILEIRDLKRDFKMGEETVHALKGVTFTVERGEFVTIMGSSGSGKSTLLNILGCLDKPTSGDYILDGVNIKNLNRDELAVLRNQKIGFVFQSYNLLPRTTAKENVELPLLYNPKISTEERHNRALKALTAVKLESRIDHLPNQMSGGQQQRVAIARALVNEPVMILADEATGNLDTRTSYEIMALMQDLHLQGRTIVFVTHEPDIAAFSNRTVTLRDGKVIKDISNENIKSAKEALEQLPVNDDYK from the coding sequence ATGGCTGAAAAAATTCTGGAAATAAGAGATCTGAAAAGAGATTTTAAGATGGGTGAGGAAACTGTACACGCTTTAAAAGGGGTTACTTTCACTGTGGAACGTGGCGAGTTTGTAACCATTATGGGAAGCAGCGGGTCGGGAAAATCGACACTCCTTAACATTCTGGGATGCCTTGATAAACCCACAAGCGGAGACTATATCCTGGATGGTGTTAATATTAAAAACCTGAATCGTGATGAACTGGCCGTTCTAAGAAATCAGAAAATCGGATTCGTTTTTCAGTCATACAATCTCTTACCCAGGACGACAGCTAAAGAAAATGTAGAACTTCCTCTGCTCTATAATCCGAAAATATCTACTGAAGAACGCCATAACCGTGCTTTAAAAGCTCTTACAGCCGTTAAACTGGAAAGCAGAATAGACCATCTCCCCAATCAAATGTCTGGCGGTCAGCAACAAAGAGTTGCCATTGCCAGAGCCCTGGTGAATGAGCCGGTCATGATATTAGCTGATGAAGCGACAGGTAACCTGGATACAAGAACTTCTTATGAGATTATGGCCCTGATGCAGGATCTTCACTTACAAGGAAGAACGATTGTTTTTGTAACCCATGAACCCGATATTGCTGCATTCAGCAACAGAACCGTGACACTGAGGGATGGCAAGGTTATTAAAGATATTTCAAATGAAAATATAAAGTCCGCTAAAGAAGCGCTTGAACAGCTTCCTGTGAATGATGATTACAAATAA
- a CDS encoding efflux RND transporter periplasmic adaptor subunit encodes MKSKNKKWLIWIIGGIVVIGVAWYFFFKEKEVKIRLETVQPEMGEISNSITATGTIQPVDTIAVGTQVSGIIKNLYVDFNSQVKKGQLLATLDPELLHDQMLQINANLQNAKSNLAYNNTNFHRQSQLYEVGAISKADYDNSLNQYNAAKAQVNSVNAQLAAANKNLSLTNIYSPIDGTVLNRNVSEGQTVASSFSTPTLFSIAKDLTKMQVRASVDEADIGNVKVGQKATFTVDAFPDETFNGEVSDVRLHPTVSSNVVNYTTIINADNSGLKLKPGMTANITIYTNVLENVMKIPVAATTFWPDSLVMKNYKINSPFANGKKNGKKSRKATLPNSNKNEAGVWIIAKDSIISRKKIKTGLDNDTEIQVVSGLAQNDKVITGYKALSKKSSGNAGKSPFLPQRSRGNNKNSGGGGPR; translated from the coding sequence ATGAAATCAAAAAATAAAAAATGGCTCATTTGGATCATCGGTGGCATTGTTGTTATTGGAGTAGCCTGGTATTTCTTCTTTAAAGAAAAAGAAGTAAAAATCCGACTCGAAACCGTACAACCTGAAATGGGTGAAATTTCCAATTCAATTACTGCTACCGGAACCATTCAACCTGTAGATACCATTGCAGTGGGTACCCAGGTTTCAGGAATTATTAAGAATCTTTACGTTGATTTTAATTCGCAGGTTAAAAAAGGACAATTATTGGCTACTTTAGATCCGGAATTGCTTCATGACCAAATGTTACAGATCAATGCCAATTTACAAAATGCAAAAAGCAACCTCGCCTACAACAACACCAACTTCCACAGACAGTCGCAACTTTATGAAGTAGGTGCGATAAGCAAAGCTGATTATGACAATTCATTAAATCAGTATAATGCAGCAAAAGCACAGGTAAATTCAGTTAATGCTCAGCTTGCCGCAGCCAATAAAAATCTATCCTTAACAAACATCTACTCCCCAATTGACGGAACTGTTTTGAACAGAAATGTAAGTGAAGGACAAACTGTAGCGTCAAGCTTCAGCACTCCTACTCTTTTCAGTATTGCAAAAGACCTGACCAAGATGCAGGTTCGTGCCTCTGTAGACGAAGCTGATATCGGTAATGTAAAAGTAGGTCAGAAAGCCACTTTTACGGTGGATGCATTTCCCGATGAAACTTTTAATGGAGAAGTCTCAGACGTCCGGCTTCATCCTACAGTCTCTTCAAATGTAGTGAATTACACCACTATCATCAATGCGGATAATTCAGGTCTGAAATTAAAACCTGGTATGACAGCAAATATTACCATTTATACAAATGTTTTGGAAAACGTAATGAAAATTCCTGTTGCAGCAACCACTTTCTGGCCGGATAGCCTGGTTATGAAAAATTACAAAATCAATTCTCCTTTTGCCAATGGGAAAAAGAATGGAAAAAAATCACGAAAGGCTACACTTCCTAACAGCAATAAAAATGAAGCAGGAGTCTGGATCATTGCTAAGGACAGTATTATCTCCCGTAAAAAAATAAAAACAGGATTAGACAATGACACTGAAATACAGGTTGTTTCAGGATTGGCTCAAAATGATAAAGTGATTACAGGATATAAAGCATTATCTAAAAAATCTTCAGGCAACGCTGGAAAAAGCCCATTCCTGCCTCAACGATCAAGAGGTAACAACAAAAACAGCGGCGGCGGTGGACCAAGATAG
- a CDS encoding TolC family protein, whose amino-acid sequence MKRKFFFLIFLFKTIAFFSQASVYPEKWTLENCIGYAKENNISINTLRLSKNSAQQDLLQAKDSKYPNLSASVSQNLFAVNGSNGLQLNGAPSQNISANSSMTLYHANYIKNNEISKDLLVKMADLSVQEAENNITLSITQAYLNILMSQENIISFENVLKTTQTQLKQGGQFYKAGNISKLNFLQIQAQVAQDEYNLVSVQNNLRTNIVNLKQLLQLPSSYDFQVAKPDSIIVDNNLKTLQDVQNLAQDQRPEVKYSQLNLENSNVNLKMTRASIQPTLNLVGSVSTNYSNGNGGYFNQLGNNFYLPVGLSLGIPIYNNRIYKTEIEKSKIAIKQADLELQNTKTLLNQQVEQSYINLQNSLAQYESALKQMNISKESYDIVSAQMKIGSIDYVQLQQQRLAYIQAIQNYLQAKYSAVLNKQIYEFYEGNPITLK is encoded by the coding sequence ATGAAACGCAAATTTTTCTTTTTGATATTCCTTTTCAAAACAATTGCATTTTTTTCCCAAGCATCTGTTTATCCTGAAAAGTGGACCCTTGAAAACTGTATAGGGTATGCAAAAGAAAATAATATTTCCATCAATACCCTCAGGTTATCAAAAAACTCAGCTCAGCAGGACTTACTACAGGCAAAAGATTCAAAATATCCTAATCTGAGCGCTTCTGTATCCCAAAATCTTTTTGCTGTAAACGGATCCAACGGACTGCAGTTGAATGGCGCTCCTTCTCAAAATATAAGTGCAAACTCTTCCATGACCCTCTATCATGCCAATTACATTAAAAATAATGAAATCTCGAAAGATCTTTTAGTAAAAATGGCTGATCTATCTGTACAGGAGGCAGAAAACAATATAACTTTAAGCATCACTCAGGCTTATTTAAATATTTTAATGTCGCAGGAAAATATCATTTCTTTCGAAAATGTTTTAAAAACAACCCAAACTCAGTTAAAACAAGGCGGCCAGTTTTATAAAGCGGGAAATATTTCCAAATTGAATTTTCTTCAGATTCAGGCTCAGGTAGCTCAGGATGAATATAACCTTGTTTCTGTCCAAAATAATCTCAGAACCAATATTGTCAACTTAAAACAACTCCTTCAGTTGCCTTCATCCTATGACTTTCAAGTTGCAAAACCCGACAGTATTATTGTAGACAACAATTTAAAGACCCTACAGGATGTTCAGAATTTGGCACAGGACCAACGTCCAGAGGTAAAATACAGTCAACTCAACCTTGAAAATTCAAATGTCAATTTAAAAATGACACGTGCTTCTATACAACCTACACTTAACCTGGTCGGAAGTGTTTCTACGAATTATTCCAATGGAAACGGAGGTTATTTTAATCAGCTGGGAAATAATTTTTATTTACCCGTTGGGCTAAGCCTCGGAATCCCGATCTACAATAACCGAATCTATAAAACTGAAATTGAAAAATCAAAAATTGCCATCAAGCAAGCGGATCTCGAGTTGCAGAATACTAAAACACTGCTCAACCAACAGGTCGAACAGTCTTATATCAATTTACAAAACTCACTTGCCCAATACGAATCTGCTCTTAAGCAAATGAACATCAGCAAGGAAAGCTACGACATCGTAAGTGCTCAAATGAAAATCGGAAGCATCGATTACGTTCAGCTTCAGCAACAGAGACTGGCTTATATCCAGGCCATACAAAATTATCTGCAGGCAAAATATTCCGCGGTACTTAATAAACAGATCTATGAATTTTACGAAGGTAACCCTATAACACTCAAATAA